Proteins encoded together in one Streptomyces sp. NA04227 window:
- a CDS encoding cupin domain-containing protein, whose product MAERTSKTSTTDVPDPALLTRCAEAETCADPSSVMTLLGESAGAGGGFTSYRSSFAEGAVGAPAHFHTSATELFFVISGSLRVLVGEEITVLNAGDFLAVPPHTPHAFAAAPGSEADVLFVFTPGMGRFDYLRLLSRVMRGEADPKEIAESSERFDNHYVDSPVWRAALEASA is encoded by the coding sequence ATGGCTGAAAGAACATCCAAGACATCCACGACCGACGTACCCGACCCGGCGTTGCTGACCCGGTGCGCGGAGGCGGAGACCTGCGCGGATCCGAGCAGTGTGATGACCCTGCTGGGCGAGTCGGCGGGTGCCGGTGGCGGCTTCACCAGCTACCGCTCGTCCTTCGCCGAGGGGGCGGTGGGAGCACCGGCCCACTTCCACACCTCGGCGACGGAGCTGTTCTTTGTGATCAGCGGGTCCCTGCGGGTCCTGGTGGGCGAGGAGATCACCGTCCTGAACGCGGGGGACTTCCTGGCGGTTCCGCCGCACACCCCGCACGCCTTCGCGGCGGCCCCCGGCTCCGAGGCGGACGTCCTGTTCGTGTTCACGCCCGGCATGGGCCGGTTCGACTACCTGCGCCTGCTGAGCCGGGTGATGCGCGGCGAGGCCGACCCGAAGGAGATCGCCGAGTCCTCGGAACGCTTCGACAACCACTATGTCGACAGCCCTGTCTGGCGCGCCGCCCTGGAGGCCTCCGCCTGA
- a CDS encoding histidine phosphatase family protein, producing MTVLLLVRHGQASFTADDYDVLSETGHEQARLLGAAFARRGITPTAVVRGGLRRHEETADGLVKAAGWDDVPVQVDPGWDEFDHDSVVTAYRPAYRDRLAAIGDFAAAPDPMRAFQEMFEAATDRWLAGEHDGDYTESFAAFGERVAGALGRAAAAHSGTVVVVTSGGPLSSVVSRLLVGDDSLWPRLNPVTVNSGVTKVISGRRGMTCVTVNAHEHLEHDRGLVTYR from the coding sequence ATGACCGTACTGCTCCTGGTCCGCCACGGCCAGGCCTCGTTCACCGCCGACGACTACGACGTACTGTCGGAGACCGGCCACGAACAGGCCCGCCTGCTCGGTGCCGCGTTCGCCCGCCGTGGCATCACGCCCACAGCGGTGGTACGTGGCGGTCTGCGGCGGCACGAGGAGACCGCCGACGGCCTGGTGAAGGCGGCGGGCTGGGACGACGTACCGGTCCAAGTCGACCCCGGCTGGGACGAGTTCGACCACGACTCGGTGGTGACGGCGTACCGCCCCGCCTACCGGGACCGGCTCGCGGCGATCGGCGACTTCGCGGCGGCGCCCGACCCCATGCGCGCGTTCCAGGAGATGTTCGAGGCGGCCACCGACCGGTGGCTGGCCGGTGAGCACGACGGGGACTACACGGAGTCGTTCGCGGCGTTCGGCGAGCGAGTGGCGGGTGCGCTGGGGCGGGCGGCCGCCGCCCACTCCGGCACTGTGGTCGTGGTGACGTCCGGAGGGCCACTGTCCTCGGTGGTGTCGCGGCTGCTGGTGGGCGACGACTCACTGTGGCCGCGTCTCAACCCGGTGACCGTCAACTCCGGTGTCACCAAGGTGATTTCGGGGCGGCGCGGGATGACGTGCGTGACGGTCAACGCGCACGAGCATCTGGAGCACGACCGAGGTTTGGTCACGTATCGCTGA
- a CDS encoding phosphotransferase family protein gives MTDDARTKVAGAREVRDEDAFDVEAVAAWLRAHAKDSAGLEGTPEVRQFSGGASNLTYLLRYSEQDLILRRPPSGKKARGAHDMGREYRIQSHLAPVFPYVPGMVAFCDDESVIGSEFYVMRRLTGPIPRRELPPELDHLSPEQVRSMCTNVIDLLVDLHSVDPAEAGLSDLGKGEGYVGRQVSGWSDRYRKAKTENVGDFEDVTAWLAAHQPADRRICLIHNDFRFDNVVLGESDPTRPAGLLDWEMATLGDPLMDLGGALAYWVQADDDAMFRELRRQPTHVPGMLTRTEVVRYYSERAGLDVTEQQWAFYEVFGLFRLAVICQQIYYRYHHKQTTNPAFKDFWLVTGILEDRCRKIIARADG, from the coding sequence GTGACGGACGACGCCCGGACGAAGGTCGCCGGAGCCCGCGAGGTGCGGGACGAGGACGCCTTCGACGTGGAGGCCGTGGCCGCCTGGCTGCGCGCCCACGCGAAGGACTCCGCGGGGCTCGAAGGGACCCCGGAGGTACGGCAGTTCAGCGGCGGCGCCTCCAACTTGACCTATCTGCTGCGCTACTCGGAGCAGGACCTCATCCTGCGCCGCCCGCCGAGCGGCAAGAAGGCCCGTGGTGCCCACGACATGGGCCGCGAGTACCGCATCCAGTCACACCTGGCCCCGGTCTTCCCGTACGTCCCCGGGATGGTCGCCTTCTGCGACGACGAGTCGGTCATCGGCTCCGAGTTCTACGTGATGCGCCGCCTGACCGGACCCATCCCGCGCCGCGAACTGCCGCCGGAACTGGACCACTTGAGTCCCGAGCAGGTGCGCAGCATGTGCACCAACGTCATCGACCTCCTCGTGGACCTGCACTCCGTCGACCCGGCCGAGGCGGGGCTGTCGGACCTCGGCAAGGGGGAGGGCTACGTAGGCAGGCAGGTCTCGGGCTGGTCGGACCGCTACCGCAAGGCGAAGACCGAGAACGTCGGCGACTTCGAGGACGTGACGGCCTGGCTGGCCGCCCACCAGCCCGCCGACCGCCGGATCTGCCTGATCCACAACGACTTCCGCTTCGACAACGTCGTACTCGGCGAGAGCGACCCGACCCGCCCCGCCGGTCTGCTCGACTGGGAAATGGCCACCCTCGGCGACCCGTTGATGGACCTCGGCGGCGCGCTCGCCTACTGGGTCCAGGCCGACGACGACGCCATGTTCCGGGAACTGCGCCGACAGCCCACCCACGTGCCCGGCATGCTCACCCGCACCGAGGTCGTGCGCTACTACAGCGAGCGCGCGGGACTCGACGTCACCGAGCAACAGTGGGCGTTCTACGAGGTGTTCGGCCTGTTCCGGCTCGCGGTGATCTGCCAGCAGATCTACTACCGCTACCACCACAAGCAGACCACCAACCCGGCGTTCAAGGACTTCTGGCTGGTCACCGGAATCCTTGAGGACCGCTGCCGGAAGATCATCGCGAGGGCCGACGGATGA
- a CDS encoding SDR family oxidoreductase, with amino-acid sequence MSGRTVLITGASSGLGEEMARQFAALGWDLALCARRAERLEKLRDEIGAAHPERRVVLKALDVTDDEAVFRVFAEFAEEFGSIERVIVNAGLGKGAAYGTGRHDANRQTAMTNFVGALAQSEAAMEIFRRQRRGHLVMISSISALRGMRKAMTTYAATKAGVAAMAEGLRSERVPGLDVSVIYPGYIRSEMNEHVKQKTKYMVDTETGVRAMVQAIEKRKVKAYVPSWPWVPIAAAMKVLPLSVVRRLV; translated from the coding sequence ATGAGCGGCAGGACCGTACTGATCACCGGGGCCAGCTCCGGACTCGGCGAGGAGATGGCCCGCCAATTCGCCGCGCTTGGCTGGGACTTGGCGCTCTGCGCCCGGCGGGCCGAACGCCTGGAGAAGCTGCGCGACGAGATCGGCGCGGCACATCCCGAGCGCCGCGTCGTCCTGAAGGCGCTCGACGTCACCGACGACGAGGCCGTCTTCCGCGTATTCGCCGAGTTCGCCGAGGAGTTCGGCAGCATCGAGCGGGTGATCGTCAACGCCGGACTCGGCAAGGGCGCGGCCTACGGAACGGGCCGCCACGACGCCAACCGGCAGACCGCGATGACCAATTTCGTCGGCGCGCTCGCCCAGTCCGAGGCCGCCATGGAGATCTTCCGCCGCCAGCGGCGCGGCCACCTCGTGATGATCTCCTCCATCTCCGCACTGCGCGGCATGCGCAAGGCGATGACGACGTACGCGGCCACCAAGGCCGGAGTGGCGGCGATGGCCGAGGGCCTGCGCTCGGAGCGGGTACCCGGCCTGGATGTCTCCGTGATCTATCCCGGCTACATCCGCTCCGAGATGAACGAGCACGTCAAGCAGAAGACCAAGTACATGGTGGATACCGAGACCGGCGTCAGGGCCATGGTCCAGGCGATCGAGAAGCGCAAGGTCAAGGCGTACGTGCCCAGTTGGCCGTGGGTGCCGATCGCCGCCGCCATGAAGGTCCTGCCGTTGTCGGTCGTGAGGAGGCTGGTGTGA
- a CDS encoding SDR family NAD(P)-dependent oxidoreductase, which translates to MSRRILITGGASGLGAALAAAFSARGDRVLVTDIGAEAPAQLPAGASYLKLDVTSQEDWDAARDHVAAEFGGLDILVNNAGVAAGGRIEYLDLEEWRWITEINLFGVVRGCRTFTPMFKEQGSGHLVNTASMAGLVHPPAMSSYNAVKAAVVAVSETLRFELHPFGIDVSVICPSYFRTNLASSLRGTDPLMDGTAKKLINKSKIGAEEIAAIVVRGVDKRQPLILTDKPGRRAYWAKRLLRPLYDRQMLDFGTKLRRGAEQAARATSGAGRPAPGAGTEKNHTKEAP; encoded by the coding sequence ATGAGCCGCCGCATCCTGATCACCGGCGGCGCCTCCGGCCTCGGCGCCGCCCTCGCCGCCGCCTTCTCGGCCCGCGGCGACCGCGTCCTGGTCACCGACATCGGCGCCGAGGCACCGGCCCAACTGCCCGCAGGCGCCTCGTACTTGAAGCTCGACGTCACCTCGCAGGAGGACTGGGACGCCGCCCGCGACCATGTCGCCGCCGAGTTCGGCGGGCTCGACATCCTGGTGAACAACGCCGGTGTGGCGGCGGGCGGCCGGATCGAGTACCTCGATCTGGAGGAGTGGCGCTGGATCACCGAGATCAACCTGTTCGGCGTGGTCCGCGGCTGCCGCACCTTCACCCCGATGTTCAAGGAGCAGGGCAGCGGTCACCTGGTGAACACCGCCTCCATGGCCGGGCTCGTCCACCCGCCCGCGATGAGCTCGTACAACGCCGTGAAGGCGGCGGTGGTCGCGGTCAGCGAGACCCTCCGCTTCGAGCTCCACCCCTTCGGCATCGACGTCTCCGTGATCTGCCCGTCCTACTTCCGTACGAACCTCGCCTCCTCGCTGCGCGGCACCGACCCGCTGATGGACGGGACGGCGAAGAAGCTGATCAACAAGTCGAAGATCGGCGCCGAGGAGATCGCCGCGATCGTCGTACGCGGCGTCGACAAGCGGCAGCCGCTGATCCTCACGGACAAGCCCGGCCGCCGCGCCTACTGGGCCAAGCGACTGCTGCGTCCGCTCTACGACCGCCAGATGCTCGACTTCGGTACGAAGCTGCGGCGCGGTGCCGAGCAGGCGGCCCGAGCGACATCCGGGGCCGGGCGCCCGGCCCCGGGCGCGGGTACCGAGAAGAACCACACGAAGGAAGCACCATGA
- a CDS encoding acyl-CoA dehydrogenase family protein, with the protein MDFAPSPRAADLIERVRAFIETEIEPVEESYHREVAARRAGAGDPWEPLPVIEELRGKARAQGLWNLFLPAGHEGPYAEKYGTHGGTGLTNTDYAPIAELTGRSFLAPHVFNCNAPDTGNMEVLLKYGTQEQRDRWLEPLLDARIRSAFCMTEPDVASSDATNMELRAVVEGDEVVINGRKWWSTGVGHPDCEIFVVMGLSDPDADRHHRHTMVLVPRDTPGVKVERLLPTLGFFDEPHGHGEVSFTDVRVPVENIISGPGEAFSIAQGRLGPGRVHHCMRLIGLAEKALELACRRGLDRVAFGKPIINLGGNRERVADARIAIDSTRLLVLNAAWKLDNGGPLNALSEVSQIKVAAPNMAQQVVDFAIQLHGGGGLSDDFPLAGFFMSARALRLADGPDEVHRGMVARLELGKYGAKR; encoded by the coding sequence ATGGACTTCGCACCCTCACCCCGCGCCGCCGACCTGATCGAGCGCGTGCGCGCCTTCATCGAGACCGAGATCGAGCCGGTCGAGGAGAGCTACCACCGGGAAGTGGCCGCGCGCAGGGCGGGCGCGGGCGACCCCTGGGAGCCCCTGCCCGTCATCGAGGAGCTGCGCGGCAAGGCCCGCGCGCAGGGACTGTGGAACCTCTTCCTGCCCGCGGGGCACGAGGGCCCGTACGCCGAGAAGTACGGCACCCACGGCGGCACCGGCCTCACCAACACCGACTACGCGCCGATCGCCGAGCTGACCGGCCGCTCCTTCCTCGCGCCGCACGTCTTCAACTGCAACGCCCCCGACACCGGCAACATGGAAGTGCTCCTGAAGTACGGCACCCAGGAGCAGCGCGATCGGTGGCTGGAACCGCTGCTCGACGCCCGTATCCGCAGCGCGTTCTGTATGACCGAGCCGGACGTGGCCTCCTCGGACGCGACCAACATGGAGCTGCGCGCGGTCGTCGAGGGCGACGAGGTCGTGATCAACGGCCGCAAGTGGTGGTCCACCGGGGTCGGCCACCCCGACTGCGAGATCTTCGTCGTGATGGGGCTCAGCGACCCGGACGCCGACCGGCACCACCGGCACACCATGGTGCTCGTGCCCCGGGACACCCCCGGCGTCAAGGTCGAGCGGCTGCTGCCGACGCTGGGCTTCTTCGACGAGCCGCACGGCCACGGCGAGGTCAGCTTCACCGATGTACGGGTGCCGGTCGAGAACATCATCTCCGGACCCGGTGAGGCCTTCTCCATCGCCCAGGGGCGGCTCGGCCCGGGCCGGGTGCACCACTGCATGCGGCTCATCGGCCTGGCCGAGAAGGCCCTCGAACTCGCCTGCCGCCGCGGCCTGGACCGGGTCGCCTTCGGCAAGCCGATCATCAACCTCGGCGGCAACCGCGAGCGCGTCGCCGACGCCCGTATCGCCATCGACTCGACCCGGCTGCTTGTCCTGAACGCCGCCTGGAAGCTCGACAACGGCGGCCCCCTGAACGCGCTGAGCGAGGTCAGCCAGATCAAGGTGGCCGCGCCCAACATGGCCCAGCAGGTCGTCGACTTCGCCATCCAGCTGCACGGCGGCGGCGGGCTCTCGGACGACTTCCCGCTCGCGGGCTTCTTCATGAGCGCCCGCGCCCTGCGCCTGGCCGACGGCCCCGACGAGGTGCACCGCGGCATGGTCGCCCGGCTCGAACTCGGCAAGTACGGAGCCAAGCGATGA